The stretch of DNA ACTGTGTTAGTATGGTATGCCGATTTCATGGTCAATAATACAAAGTGAGAACTTGGTTCAAATAGTTACTTACCAAAAGGAAGCTGCTCGATTGCTTCAACCTTTTCAACTTTAGGAGCAGCCGCTGAGAGGGCGACCACGCCCAACATTAATAGTGCTAGCAGTTTCATCCTGCAGACAAAAGTTATACCTTTTATTTACAAtgaaggtcgatttttgttatttgCCCAAAGATGTAAAGCATTTTAAGTGTATGTCCCTAAGCTTCACCGCAGTCGATTTCGTAAATGTTTAGAAAAACCCATCTATAATTTACGAAGACAACTTCCAACCATATTAAAAAAGTAGGGTGATGCTTGTAACCAAAACATGGGCACCGCATGTACAAGAGTTATCGCTATCCTGTGGTCAAGTTTGCTAACACTATTAACCGTCTTCCGTCATGATGTTTTACCAAATCCAACTGTCCATACCCCCAAACCCCTTACCCCAACTCTATCATACCCTACCtccaacttttttaataaatcataCTGTTCAATTGTAGATATTCACTATTATAGTACTGTGATGATGTGACCTCTTTTAGGCACATTATCCGGCTGGTAAGCGCATTATTTTAACAGTGgtcccgatttctgcagacacctaattttattttaatccgcccaaaaagaaagggacggatgattgacaactgttaattttaaaatgaatgaatgatcgAGCGCATACGCATCCCGCTGATATTCagaattgaatagaatagaaatagtttattatattcaACCTGTTAAATATGTGCTGTCAAGTTaactgtcgagttattggccaatgtaaaattttggtaggggtttttaaatttctgcctaaaatttacatacttaattatgttccataaattgtatgtctGTCGATagcccgtctctttccttttcggcagataagaaaatgacaggtataacttaaaataaatttaggtggtatgtactggaatcagctcTAGTGGGTCTTTATGTTGTTTCTTTATATTTTGCTCacgtattattttgttatattcaCTTGTGAAGTTGTAATGTCCATCAAGATCCGAGTtacagtacctacttatacctaaGCACACAATGTTAATTCACTTGAAAGTACGCGGTGAAACTTAGGtctatacttaaaaaaaatatgatcagAATGTAAAGAAACACTTTCTTCTAAACTTATTTCTTCATCACCCACCTGTATGCCTTTACAATTTACCAGACACTGTCCAGTTTCCTTGTTACGTCGCATATTAAATTGCTTCTTAATCTTCGCATCAGCACTGATTCCTCCGATCGGCCATTTATCATGtcaaaatataacaaataacgTGATACCACAATCACTATCACTGATTAGTAATAAATCTGATGAATATCTAATGTAAAAATCTCCGGTTGTACCTATAAATGTGCAAATGGGCACCTTATAATAATCTTCTTTGTAGAAGATAACTAATAAacggtataaaataaattatcttcgTATAATTAATCTGTTATTTAGTTGACGATATCTTGATTAttattgatacctagtttgtgttatttttgtgtACATATGTTTAGGAATATAATGGTTAtacagttttataaataatatacaactGAAACTTGCGCAAGTAACTTCTATTTGAATTCAGTCAAACATTGCTATGTATTTACCGGTCAATATTCATAAGAGGAtgtagataattattttaacattaaaattagATAAACTGTATATAGTTAGATAGGTATATAATAGCAATATAGACATGATTATTTCcccaatattcattttaaataaacaaataacaaacttatataataattttgtaatgttCATCataatcaatttaagagccacgctcttgtcggtgcagcattttccatgatacttttttaggaaaaatagggcagtggttttgtAATGTTATACAACAACATATGTTGTCGAATTTAAAGGAATGAAATATTTGCCGAGGAAAATTTTCCCAGGACCGAATTCAGGGCTTCGATGATGGGGCCACTAAAAGTCTCTGCCAAATATCTGTTGAAACGGTTTATGTAACCAGCAAGGAGGTCCTCAACCATAGCGTTTGCAATGTCATCGATGTTCTCGTCGTAAGTAGTTTTGCtctgaaattaaaatatattaagtatatgaaGTAggtaatgcaaaaaaaaatgtttttagtaagtatttacctaTACGTACTATATGTACTAAGGAAATTACAGAATGGTATCCCAGAGATGGTAAAAGGCGAAAAGAGAGAGCAAACAAAAGGTGGGAAGACGATCTGCCACAAGGTTGGTGAAGGTCAACCGGCGACAGACAGGTGTGGCGCAATAAGGAGGAGGCCTATGACCTAGGACAGCCCGacatataattaaacatatagataaagaaaaactatgtaataatgtcggtgaataaaggctatttttatttattttattttatatttatcatcAGGGGATAGAAGACGGGGACAGATCGTAAGTTAATTTAGAAGATGCCGTTTGACCAACTTTATATCTACTTTAGATAAAGTAACGTGCACGACGTGATAAATAACTCGCGCCTAGCATGATGCGCAAACAAGCATTTACCTAAATCTAAAAGAATATGCAATAACACGTATAGATTTAAAAACTCTAGATCTGAATGCTTCTCTGTTTATCTATCGTTGTCCGACTCATTGTGACTATCAGACAATCGCATTAATTTGTTTTCAACGAGTAGATTCTGTTATCTGGCAATTAGGGTTGCCAGGCTTGTAAAATACAAACGCCGGACTCGGCGCTACATAAGACCGGACATTTTGTCCTAAAAGCtggataggtacttatatttttttatttgacaaacatactgtttttttttgtctggcTGATGAAAAATAGTATGTGTAGTCCCACGCAGTTCGCTCCCCGCGCGCCTGTGTCGTGTCCGGGCCCTCGCCGGCCCGTCGTCATAGTTATCGCCACTCTAACAAAAGTCGGACTAGTCTAACATGCAAATATTTAGCCGGACATAATGTCCGGCTAAAACTAGACACCtggtaacctttttttttgacgtgacttagatttgccgcagatggcattaactacttggccggacaaatggggagcgctgaaggctctcacccggtacaacgtttaagacaataggcctgagggtgcccagttgggcgcgaacctcgggccTGGTAACCCTACTCTCAATGTTAATGCCTAACATACTATCGGTCCTCAACATTGAACATAATAATAGTCATGGCCACTCTCTTGGTCAAAGTCAAAGCCGACAACGGCCATTTCCCTTTTCAACATAACATTTAAGCTTGCgactcaattggggtagtcagagatacaatCAAAGACCAAAAgtgcacataataacgggttcttaccgcgctcAAATGCTTCATGCTCAAATGTTTCtcatgtgctttaattatgataataaccgcgtaaacttaaaacaatgtaagtattagcaaaagtgcagtcactgagcccagcaaattatttgtaatcagttgtaaaattatgaaccattaggtGTCATAAAGTTTAATGTGCTTTTGGtgacactttgtgagactgtccttaaggacttttcaggcttgaatcacctgattgtctgaaagagtACGACGATTCCGTGCgccgggcacgttaagcctttagtcccggttattagccataaaaacacctccaccaacccgcagtggaacagtttggtggagtatgctccaaaccccctccggttgattgaggggaggcctgtgcccggcagtgggacgtatatatatataggctgcttatgaaGATCATTTATGAGATATTACTTACAACAATATGCCTGATGGAGAATTGAGGCTTCTCAAATCTGTCTACAAGTATCGATTTTCCATCATCTGTACGTTTGAAATAAATCTTGCTTCGGAGGTTGAAATCGTAAACTTCTACGCTGCAAAGTAATGCGAATTATTAACGATATTATTATTCAACGAGTACctcaaatcttcttctatcgtcttcttctattgtatggtggattaccaatcccatcaaccctggtgtcaaggttattactcagccgctataggcccctgacattacttatgtaacgactacgtatttacatcagtaagcttaacgtgcctttcgaagcacggatcatcttacattttggacaatcagatgatcagcctgtaatgtcctgaccaaaatagggattcgaacccgggatctccgtatcgtgagcacaacgctcaactaactagaccacggaggccgttagtaccCCAAATAATAAACCCAAAGTGGCTGTAAATCGCTTTCTTACGATCTGGGACATTCCCCCTTCTAAATTGGGACATAGGCACCTATGAGATAAAAACTGGAACTGAAACTTACTGTATAATTCCTTTGCCTGCCAACGGAATTGCCTCCTTTATGTTTCCTTCCATCTCATAGTATCCTGTAAACCGAAATTTCATATATTTGTtataattggagatgtccttagaaaaggttcagtacgaacTACCGGTgtgcttgtatgaaacgatcgatgaatgtggaggaagcaagagaagtatgtcaggatcgaaacaaatggaattccatacttccatagtctctgcttacccggtgggaaatagacgtgagtttatgtatgtgtatgtcatATATGTTTTTTAGGCTTATTACATGGGTGCAAGTTTGGCactaacaataaggccgccatttgccatgtacttagttaagagactttttgtaattatttctttttattttggtgcaataaagtgtatttgtattgtattgtattgtattgtaacaatattattatccgTGCGTCAGCTCGCAATATAAggagtcgtgagtttatattactttatgtgggtcttcttcttgtcgtgtgggttgtgaggtggaatatcaacctcatcaaccctagtatcagggttactattgagccaccaaaggcccctgacatggctcatgtaacgactacatagttACATCgctaagcagtaaccgggaccaacgcttaggctccgaagcatggatcatcttattttcggacaatcatgtgatcagcctgtaatgtcctaaccaaactggtttgttatgtccccaccgggattcgaacccggggcctccggatcgtgagcccaacgctcaaccactggaccaccgaggccgttatgTGGGTTGTATGTAACTCACCAGAAGAGAAGTTTAGAGTCGGGAAATGAATTTCACATTCCAAGGCCAGTTCATTCTTAAAAATGTTAAACTGGTTAATTTGAAAACCGCTTGCGCCTGAGAAAATTCCCTCCGTAATATTGGCACTTAGGCTGAAAAatcaaaatacttaatattatgtatcaAATTATAGTTCTTACAAAATCAATTCGAgtttcagttcatcttgcgatgaatgctCCTCTGAGCAAGTTAGGATATAGTCGAGAGCTTatgttcatcactaatttaagaaccacgcccTTCTCGGTGTAGCATATTCCATGCtatatttttagggaaaaaatagggaATCCTCTtatcttccgccccgcagtactctgtttgacgcgagtgggatggcgcccagagaagtctatttcaaagccgttctAGTattcctgtcctctgcctctgaatagtactgacagttactgctgccgtatgtcaggttccaggttacattcCCTGTGACTCGTTTGTCCCTTCCGTCCTGTATTGCCGTACTGATGGCtctcatctccgcctctgcaaccgttgaagtcttcacccgtatccctgggcaagggttctatgttatgccccgtaggtctgggtcggATAGGGAAGGCCCTATCCgaatgagttttatgtggccgcaatctaacttTTCCTCAACCTTACCTGAAAGTACTTCCTGATAAATCCACGTGcgtatattcaaattcatacgGATCAAGGACAGGAATGTTAAACTCTGGATCGCCTGTCTTCATCATCTGCCTCAATTCTTCAAAGACAATCTCTATTATGCTGTCTATGTCTAGCCTAGCATATCCTTCACGGTCTGTCGTATAAGTATCTGAAAAAGCAGTTTAGGTACCTTTTTATGGTTACTTACTATACTTCACACTTCTCCAGTTAAAAGATTTGCTCAATAAGTATATAGTTGCCAAGCGGATCTTcaactatttttttaacataaaagcACCGCAATTATTTACGTAAATGTACATTTACGTAGGAAACTATTCAAAGAGATAATCAGGTTTAAGAAAATTTATTCTTAAAAGATttttacaattcacttacatgagaaacttaaaaatattttaatatacgtAATATGTTTGAGACAAGCGTAcgaattacaatatttctattttctactaaaaaataataacaaaaatttgTTAATACATAATTACTTACCTGCTTTTGATATACCACTCatcaaaaatattgaaattaaaacaacaaataacattttgtattatttctttgATTATCTCTTGTATTACTATTATTAGATAGAAAAGAGGCGTAGGTAAATAACCAACAAATCCATGTGAACCTATATAAATACACTATTATGACCGTGATTTAACTTTATCAACTATTTCAAAATAAGGATTAAAACTATCTAAATAACTCGTGTGCTATTTCGAAATCATTTTGACAGAAGCAAATAGGCAATAAGTAGTAGGAATTTTCCgcataattaggtatttaattacttGATTTACTCGTAAGTttgatcccgaaaatttcgggatcttacgggattgatatttccaatcccgcggatCTTGAATATaagatctcgagtcgggattgcactCACATTACAGGAACTATAGCGTCGACGGCCCAATGTAAAGATTGGTGAAATAAAGTCCATCAACAAATTCACAACCCCGAAAAAGACAAGGTCCCTATTTAATAATAGTAGTTTTATTAGGCTTTACAATTCTTTACTAAAAACAATAacgagtttccaactagtcaaatcagttacgaaattaatatagaatttgtataaaaaacacactgacgtcatagaaaaatatgataaaatgtcgcaaaattcataagtaaataagaaaatgtttttcggcaattttagatctgtctttatttagtagtaatcggaatttcataatttatcttgatccTAGTATACGACCCAATTGTGTTTTACTATAGAAAAGATTAATTCAATTAATGTTCCCATGATAATAAAGGCAAACGCGCACAATACCGTTTCCTATGATCGGTCCTTGGCCTTATTCTGCACTACAGATAAATGAATAAGCTGTGTTAGGCTAGAGTAGAATCGGTACACAGCCGCTCCCAGTCCTAACTGTTAGAGCTGTCCTAAGTTTTGCGAATTTAATTATagttatagaataaggaataatactctaTAGTCTAGCCAAAGGCAATTATTCGCATTCACTAACGGTACGCATAGAGTAGATTGAAAAGAGATGGGAttgcatattcaaattcaaattcaaaatatttatttcggaaactagtccatatttagttagtaacaaaaagcttaacctagtattagtaacagattcgaaagacgaacaacataaaaacaaaaacatgagACCG from Pectinophora gossypiella chromosome 3, ilPecGoss1.1, whole genome shotgun sequence encodes:
- the LOC126381806 gene encoding uncharacterized protein LOC126381806 produces the protein MVKLLTQERLCGICLMYTYTTDREGYARLDIDSIIEIVFEELRQMMKTGDPEFNIPVLDPYEFEYTHVDLSGSTFSLSANITEGIFSGASGFQINQFNIFKNELALECEIHFPTLNFSSGYYEMEGNIKEAIPLAGKGIIHVEVYDFNLRSKIYFKRTDDGKSILVDRFEKPQFSIRHIVSKTTYDENIDDIANAMVEDLLAGYINRFNRYLAETFSGPIIEALNSVLGKFSSANISFL